One Spinacia oleracea cultivar Varoflay chromosome 4, BTI_SOV_V1, whole genome shotgun sequence DNA segment encodes these proteins:
- the LOC130459776 gene encoding uncharacterized protein: protein MGSSSSKYLPTYSVGTSGQRIPDSNCDWGSKCICPNNEHSYSGEYLNNLRLAQKENTSTRNYLKAWFEKMEVEPGEEVESKYDDRVPTPADLRFFGGDESDEEPNHSDSFDLYYVGECENTTAGPEVSDGQCSVSSPNVKEDEIKKKPPKGVDDA from the exons ATGGGATCCTCTTCCTCCAAATATCTTCCGACTTATTCGGTTGGTACTTCTGGGCAACGAATTCCTGACTCAAACTGTGATTGGGGCTCGAAATGCATTTGTCCCAACAACGAGCACTCGTATTCTGGCGAGTATCTGAATAATTTGAGGTTGGCCCAGAAGGAGAACACGAGTACCCGAAATTATCTCAAAGCTTGGTTTGAGAAAATGGAAGTGGAGCCTGGTGAAGAGGTGGAGTCCAAATACGACGATCGAGTCCCCACACCAGCAGATCTGAGATTCTTTGGAGGAGACGAATCTGATGag GAACCCAATCACTCTGATTCATTCGACCTATACTATGTGGGTGAGTGTGAGAACACAACTGCTGGTCCAGAGGTTTCTGATGGGCAATGTTCGGTTTCGTCCCCAAACGTGAAGGAagatgaaataaaaaaaaagccaCCTAAGGGTGTTGATGATGCTTAG
- the LOC130471943 gene encoding uncharacterized protein, with translation MASDQEEDEFLGFSDDEGDGTNSDSDYDDDEATQNAVSEVNAHQIGDFEQNQQLPDLNEVGQEYAQECEVGPQHTSGISDNHSVPFLFDLNMPTQQEFPPSPIHQTETEQNHHKPRTPRINNELRLEILLFLLLRKEKHSDELIHGTNRQAVIKFGYTRKTIRLIWQRALAHKAAMDLYFYDSKYHNCGRKRIQVTYESIASIAMGDRTTIIDLARMLNLSPTTVWRMVKRKQIKPHSSPLNPGISEECKMARMKWVLGLLMDYSIPNDPTYYSMYDFIHIDEKWFYLTQKSQRVYLANNEPFPHRKGKSRTKIPKFMFMAAVARPRWGQDGQCEWDGKLGIFPFTDAVAAKRTSKNRVKGTIETKPIKSVNQIATRAMLINYLIPAIKEKWPPHEGERVIYIIQDNAKAHILQNDQEWQQHYKQDGFTLILTQQPANSPDCNILDLGFFRSIQSLMHKKMPKTVEDLSGAVTEAYNELHAKTLSNVWMSLQYVGNEILKHKGDNDYQLPHNKKKILEDEGNLPEQVKAPRWAVNECKQLVDEWRANQ, from the coding sequence atggcttcagatcaagaggaGGACGAGTTCCTCGGTTTTTCCGATGATGAAGGAGACGGGACGAACTCTGATTCagattatgatgatgatgaagcaaCCCAAAATGCTGTAAGTGAAGTAAATGCTCATCAAATAGGGGACTTTGAGCAAAATCAACAATTGCCAGATCTGAATGAAGTGGGACAAGAATATGCACAAGAATGTGAAGTGGGACCACAGCATACATCAGGTATATCAGATAACCACTCAGttccatttttgtttgatttgaacatgCCAACACAACAAGAGTTCCCACCATCTCCAATTCATCAAACAGAAACAGAGCAAAATCATCATAAGCCTAGAACCCCAAGGATTAACAACGAATTAAGGTTGGAAATCTTGTTGTTCCTTCTCTTAAGAAAAGAAAAGCATTCAGATGAACTCATTCATGGGACAAATAGGCAGGCTGTTATAAAGTTTGGTTACACAAGGAAGACAATTAGACTAATATGGCAGAGAGCATTGGCACATAAGGCAGCCATGGATTTGTATTTCTATGATAGCAAATATCACAACTGTGGGAGAAAGAGAATTCAAGTAACATATGAGTCTATAGCCTCCATAGCCATGGGGGATAGAACAACCATTATTGATCTAGCAAGGATGCTCAATTTGAGTCCCACAACAGTTTGGAGAATGGTGAAAAGAAAACAGATAAAACCACATTCAAGTCCATTGAATCCAGGCATTTCAGAAGAATGCAAGATGGCAAGGATGAAGTGGGTACTTGGTCTCTTAATGGACTACTCAATACCAAATGATCCCACATATTACAGCATGTATGATTTCATTCACATCGATGAGAAATGGTTCTATCTTACACAAAAAAGTCAAAGAGTTTATTTAGCAAACAATGAACCATTTCCACACAGGAAGGGAAAATCAAGAACTAAGATTCCAAAGTTCATGTTTATGGCAGCAGTAGCAAGGCCAAGGTGGGGACAAGATGGGCAGTGTGAGTGGGATGGGAAACTTGGTATATTTCCATTCACAGATGCAGTGGCAGCAAAGAGaacatccaaaaatagagtcaagGGGACAATTGAGACTAAACCAATCAAGTCAGTTAATCAGATTGCAACTAGGGCCATGCTAATCAACTACCTAATCCCAGCAATTAAAGAGAAATGGCCACCACATGAGGGGGAAAGGGTGATATACATCATTCAAGACAATGCAAAGgcacacattttgcaaaatgatCAAGAATGGCAGCAACATTACAAGCAAGATGGCTTCACATTGATATTGACTCAGCAGCcagcaaacagtccagattgTAACATATTAGACTTGGGGTTCTTTAGGTCAATTCAATCACTAATGCACAAAAAGATGCCTAAAACAGTTGAAGATTTAAGTGGTGCTGTGACTGAGGCATATAATGAACTGCATGCAAAGACTCTATCTAATGTGTGGATGTCACTTCAATATGTTGGAAATGAAATTTTGAAACACAAGGGGGACAATGACTACCAACTCCCACACAACaagaaaaagattttagaagatgAGGGGAATCTGCCAGAACAAGTTAAGGCCCCAAGGTGGGCTGTGAATGAATGCAAACAACTTGTTGATGAATGGAGAGCAAATCAGTGA
- the LOC130471944 gene encoding protein FAR-RED IMPAIRED RESPONSE 1-like: MRTSKEGEGVVGSKRRLQLNQVLELDGEEELLDDVGEYCSDDGFDEDDGVGDGVESEDGGVEEVEVGEERWEDDEDDVVDDYDEALDEGDELDEELCIENDDDLNEINDDNYDESGEMGVGRNTTCMEDGDIGGPGDGDGVSTINADMYTTPTKRNKGPVLPTPSVGMSFANWEALNNYFRSYGEQQGFGVVCMGGNKSGVKDSETGKSNSLRTYVWRCECHGRPKYRRMVNGRVVTCAEEPILKRKTKKCSCPVMLYGARTKENLWVVKSVVTEHLNHIPTPTKSNHISMFRVRKITQTILKQIENDHDSGAPVAQIFNNLAGRRNGVENIGFTKKDVHNILNRRMRLRLRDGDAVAMINYLDKMTKDNQIFFHLHRLDKTGKLQDVMWVDARSRAAYEYFGDVVCFDSTYLTNKYELPFSNFVGVNHHGQTILLGCALVSHETAETFVWLFRAWLSCMGGKAPAAIMTDQDAAMRKAIRIAMPMPKTRHRWCMWHIM, from the exons ATGAGAACTTCTAAGGAGGGTGAAGGAGTGGTTGGAAGCAAAAGGAGGTTGCAATTAAACCAG GTTCTTGAATTGGATGGGGAGGAAGAGTTGTTGGATGATGTAGGGGAATATTGTAGTGATGATGGGTTTGACGAAGATGATGGGGTAGGTGATGGTGTAGAGTCTGAAGATGGGGGAGTTGAGGAGGTAGAAGTTGGTGAAGAACGTTGGGAAGATGACGAGGATGATGTTGTGGATGATTATGATGAAGCATTAGATGAAGGAGATGAATTAGATGAAGAATTGTGTATTGAAAATGATGATGACCTGAATGAGATTAATGATGATAATTATGATGAATCCGGAGAAATGGGAGTGGGGCGAAACACTACTTGTATGGAGGATGGAGACATTGGCGGCCCTGGTGATGGAGATGGGGTTTCAACCATTAACGCAGATATGTATACAACTCCTACGAAGCGGAACAAAGGTCCCGTTCTACCGACCCCTTCTGTTGGAATGTCTTTTGCTAATTGGGAAGCATTGAATAACTATTTTCGATCCTATGGGGAGCAACAAGGTTTTGGTGTAGTGTGTATGGGAGGGAATAAGAGCGGGGTGAAAGACAGTGAAACGGGCAAATCGAATTCCCTGAGGACCTATGTTTGGAGGTGTGAGTGTCATGGAAGGCCAAAATACCGGCGGATGGTGAATGGCAGGGTAGTTACCTGCGCAGAGGAACCAATTCTTAAGAGGAAGACGAAGAAGTGTAGTTGCCCTGTTATGCTATATGGGGCTCGGACCAAAGAGAATTTATGGGTTGTGAAGAGTGTTGTTACTGAACATTTGAACCACATTCCCACTCCTACCAAGTCCAACCATATTTCCATGTTCCGGGTCAGGAAAATAACTCAGACAATCCTGAAACAGATTGAAAATGATCACGATTCAGGTGCACCTGTGGCTCAGATTTTCAATAACTTAGCGGGAAGAAGGAATGGTGTAGAGAATATTGGTTTTACGAAAAAAGACGTGCATAATATTTTGAATAGGAGGATGCGATTGAGGCTACGAGATGGGGATGCTGTTGCAATGATAAATTATTTAGATAAAATGACAAAGGATAATCAAATTTTTTTCCATCTCCACCGGCTTGATAAAACAGGGAAGTTGCAGGATGTAATGTGGGTTGATGCTCGTAGCAGAGCCGCGTATGAGTATTTTGGGGATGTGGTTTGTTTTGACTCCACGTACTTGACAAACAAGTATGAGTTGCCATTTTCGAACTTTGTTGGGGTGAATCACCATGGGCAAACAATTTTGCTTGGATGTGCATTAGTGTCTCATGAAACCGCGGAAACGTTCGTTTGGCTCTTTAGGGCATGGTTGTCTTGTATGGGGGGTAAAGCTCCCGCTGCTATTATGACCGACCAGGATGCGGCTATGAGGAAGGCAATTAGAATAGCAATGCCAATGCCTAAAACCAGACATCGTTGGTGTATGTGGCATATTATGTAG
- the LOC110780134 gene encoding protein FAR-RED ELONGATED HYPOCOTYL 3 isoform X1 — protein sequence MTDFPQIKVALQNVIYNSLTPVEFEEGWAEVVETFKLKEAKESYKWLVGLYNQREMWIPAYVKHIFWAGMQTTQRVESINSFFDGYLKKNTRLYQFAPRYCKAMESRANDEKAADVNCCRFTRSLVGEFAVERKFQKLYTDAKFVEVQIQCMRVCYVTPITSKLVSDVEVEHTVSDKVWVWSKFLRKEISLAGRKRIYVVMFNKETSFAKCDCKHFECHGIMCRHIIKVLDVEDVENVPAGYIVDRWRKDIQRKHTLVKVAYHDPEKTEEVKRYDRIMNAVEPAALRGSLSEQKLDLVIEGIMNIVLRLDESDALSAVGDNEAGALTSGGNRMAIVGPTTPGSVNKPPNSVGDDTTTLTPPIMVKDPVPRGGLKAHRTREKRFLQPGENKNPARKQVRKNKSVVPQDFPETSNCQNTCLPQHNYVQQPNTFHPGWGSHDQYGYSADYPPQMAGQVRGTMVYPQQNYNNGVSVQQFQSSGRVSGVVATNLFPSGQTEIRMSVGGIRMTPEGGDVLLSQDRCGISMSQNISGGPIAQNLSGLHMSQNINGVQMSQNLSGVQISQMSQMSQNAGSIRYFTSNSSNRGGNYQDAGTHCMPANHNQHRHSFQVVNETSHGNHRSYQPTTKHLL from the exons ATGACTGATTTTCCCCAAATAAAAGTTGCCCTACAGAATGTCATATACAACAGTTTGACCCCTGTTGAATTCGAAGAAGGTTGGGCTGAAGTGGTGGAAACTTTCAAGCTGAAGGAGGCTAAGGAAAGCTACAAGTGGCTAGTAG GGTTGTATAATCAGCGAGAAATGTGGATACCTGCATATGTGAAGCATATTTTTTGGGCGGGGATGCAGACGACTCAGAGGGTTGAGAGTATTAACAGTTTCTTCGACGGGTACTTGAAGAAGAATACGAGATTATATCAGTTTGCTCCTAGGTACTGCAAGGCCATGGAAAGTAGGGCCAATGATGAAAAAGCTGCTGATGTGAACTGCTGTCGTTTTACTCGGTCTTTGGTTGGAGAGTTTGCTGTGGAGAGGAAGTTCCAGAAACTATATACGGATGCGAAGTTCGTTGAAGTCCAGATCCAATGTATGCGGGTATGTTACGTAACACCTATTACTTCGAAATTAGTTTCTGATgtggaggttgagcatacggtgTCTGACAAAGTATGGGTATGGTCCAAGTTCTTGAGAAAGGAAATATCTTTGGCAGGCCGGAAGCGTATATACGTCGTGATGTTCAACAAGGAGACCTCTTTTGCAAAGTGTGACTGCAAACATTTCGAGTGCCACGGCATTATGTGTAGGCACATCATTAAGGTGTTGGACGTGGAGGATGTGGAAAATGTGCCTGCTGGATATATAGTTGACCGATGGAGGAAAGATATACAACGCAAGCACACTCTTGTGAAGGTTGCTTATCATGATCCCGAGAAAACAGAAGAAGTTAAGCGCTATGACCGGATTATGAATGCGGTGGAACCTGCTGCCCTCCGTGGATCACTTTCCGAGCAgaagttggatttggtcatagaAGGTATTATGAATATTGTGTTACGTCTTGATGAGAGTGATGCTCTTTCAGCAGTTGGTGATAACGAAGCTGGTGCACTGACTTCCGGGGGGAACAGGATGGCCATTGTTGGTCCTACGACACCAGGCTCCGTTAACAAACCTCCAAACAGCGTTGGGGATGATACTACCACACTTACCCCCCCTATTATGGTTAAAGATCCTGTTCCGCGCGGTGGTTTAAAGGCTCACAGGACTCGTGAAAAAAGATTTTTACAACCAGGTGAGAATAAAAACCCCGCAAGGAAGCAAGTCAGGAAAAACAAGAGTGTTGTACCACAAGACTTTCCAGAGACCAGCAATTGTCAGAACACTTGCCTTCCTCAACACAACTACGTGCAGCAGCCAAACACCTTCCATCCTGGTTGGGGATCCCACGATCAATAT GGGTATAGTGCTGATTACCCGCCTCAAATGGCTGGGCAAGTAAGGGGGACTATGGTATACCCTCAGCAGAACTACAACAATGGGGTATCCGTTCAAcagtttcag TCATCTGGAAGAGTAAGTGGAGTTGTTGCCACAAATTTGTTTCCCTCAGGACAGACAGAAATTCGCATGTCTGTGGGTGGGATTCGTATGACCCCGGAGGGTGGTGACGTACTTTTGTCCCAAGACCGTTGTGGTATATCAATGTCACAAAACATATCTGGTGGTCCAATTGCCCAAAACCTATCCGGTTTACACATGTCCCAGAACATTAATGGTGTGCAAATGTCGCAAAACTTGAGTGGAGTGCAAATATCTCAGATGTCGCAAATGTCCCAGAATGCTGGTTCCATTCGTTACTTCACCAGTAACAGCAGCAACAGAGGTGGAAATTATCAAGATGCCGGGACTCATTGTATGCCTGCAAATCATAACCAGCACCGGCATAGTTTCCAGGTTGTGAACGAAACCTCCCATGGGAATCACCGTAGTTATCAACCAACTACTAAACACTTGTTGTAG
- the LOC110780134 gene encoding protein FAR-RED ELONGATED HYPOCOTYL 3 isoform X2, producing the protein MWIPAYVKHIFWAGMQTTQRVESINSFFDGYLKKNTRLYQFAPRYCKAMESRANDEKAADVNCCRFTRSLVGEFAVERKFQKLYTDAKFVEVQIQCMRVCYVTPITSKLVSDVEVEHTVSDKVWVWSKFLRKEISLAGRKRIYVVMFNKETSFAKCDCKHFECHGIMCRHIIKVLDVEDVENVPAGYIVDRWRKDIQRKHTLVKVAYHDPEKTEEVKRYDRIMNAVEPAALRGSLSEQKLDLVIEGIMNIVLRLDESDALSAVGDNEAGALTSGGNRMAIVGPTTPGSVNKPPNSVGDDTTTLTPPIMVKDPVPRGGLKAHRTREKRFLQPGENKNPARKQVRKNKSVVPQDFPETSNCQNTCLPQHNYVQQPNTFHPGWGSHDQYGYSADYPPQMAGQVRGTMVYPQQNYNNGVSVQQFQSSGRVSGVVATNLFPSGQTEIRMSVGGIRMTPEGGDVLLSQDRCGISMSQNISGGPIAQNLSGLHMSQNINGVQMSQNLSGVQISQMSQMSQNAGSIRYFTSNSSNRGGNYQDAGTHCMPANHNQHRHSFQVVNETSHGNHRSYQPTTKHLL; encoded by the exons ATGTGGATACCTGCATATGTGAAGCATATTTTTTGGGCGGGGATGCAGACGACTCAGAGGGTTGAGAGTATTAACAGTTTCTTCGACGGGTACTTGAAGAAGAATACGAGATTATATCAGTTTGCTCCTAGGTACTGCAAGGCCATGGAAAGTAGGGCCAATGATGAAAAAGCTGCTGATGTGAACTGCTGTCGTTTTACTCGGTCTTTGGTTGGAGAGTTTGCTGTGGAGAGGAAGTTCCAGAAACTATATACGGATGCGAAGTTCGTTGAAGTCCAGATCCAATGTATGCGGGTATGTTACGTAACACCTATTACTTCGAAATTAGTTTCTGATgtggaggttgagcatacggtgTCTGACAAAGTATGGGTATGGTCCAAGTTCTTGAGAAAGGAAATATCTTTGGCAGGCCGGAAGCGTATATACGTCGTGATGTTCAACAAGGAGACCTCTTTTGCAAAGTGTGACTGCAAACATTTCGAGTGCCACGGCATTATGTGTAGGCACATCATTAAGGTGTTGGACGTGGAGGATGTGGAAAATGTGCCTGCTGGATATATAGTTGACCGATGGAGGAAAGATATACAACGCAAGCACACTCTTGTGAAGGTTGCTTATCATGATCCCGAGAAAACAGAAGAAGTTAAGCGCTATGACCGGATTATGAATGCGGTGGAACCTGCTGCCCTCCGTGGATCACTTTCCGAGCAgaagttggatttggtcatagaAGGTATTATGAATATTGTGTTACGTCTTGATGAGAGTGATGCTCTTTCAGCAGTTGGTGATAACGAAGCTGGTGCACTGACTTCCGGGGGGAACAGGATGGCCATTGTTGGTCCTACGACACCAGGCTCCGTTAACAAACCTCCAAACAGCGTTGGGGATGATACTACCACACTTACCCCCCCTATTATGGTTAAAGATCCTGTTCCGCGCGGTGGTTTAAAGGCTCACAGGACTCGTGAAAAAAGATTTTTACAACCAGGTGAGAATAAAAACCCCGCAAGGAAGCAAGTCAGGAAAAACAAGAGTGTTGTACCACAAGACTTTCCAGAGACCAGCAATTGTCAGAACACTTGCCTTCCTCAACACAACTACGTGCAGCAGCCAAACACCTTCCATCCTGGTTGGGGATCCCACGATCAATAT GGGTATAGTGCTGATTACCCGCCTCAAATGGCTGGGCAAGTAAGGGGGACTATGGTATACCCTCAGCAGAACTACAACAATGGGGTATCCGTTCAAcagtttcag TCATCTGGAAGAGTAAGTGGAGTTGTTGCCACAAATTTGTTTCCCTCAGGACAGACAGAAATTCGCATGTCTGTGGGTGGGATTCGTATGACCCCGGAGGGTGGTGACGTACTTTTGTCCCAAGACCGTTGTGGTATATCAATGTCACAAAACATATCTGGTGGTCCAATTGCCCAAAACCTATCCGGTTTACACATGTCCCAGAACATTAATGGTGTGCAAATGTCGCAAAACTTGAGTGGAGTGCAAATATCTCAGATGTCGCAAATGTCCCAGAATGCTGGTTCCATTCGTTACTTCACCAGTAACAGCAGCAACAGAGGTGGAAATTATCAAGATGCCGGGACTCATTGTATGCCTGCAAATCATAACCAGCACCGGCATAGTTTCCAGGTTGTGAACGAAACCTCCCATGGGAATCACCGTAGTTATCAACCAACTACTAAACACTTGTTGTAG